One Nicotiana tomentosiformis chromosome 1, ASM39032v3, whole genome shotgun sequence genomic window, GATAAATTAGGAGAGAACTTCCTCACATTAGCATTATTGGTATGTTGAATTTCCCCATAAATTTACAAAGAAAAGAGGTcgtttaaataattattttacaaGAAAACCCTGCACTTCAACGGAGCCCCACGGGATCCAAGGAAGAGATAAAAGCTCCACCTTGTGTGTATAGCACGCATGTAATATTGTCACTATCATTGAAAGAGCATAAGATCGCGGTGGGAAGAAAAGGAAACAGCATAAGATGGCAAAAATAGATAGTACGGAGGATAAGACTAATATTGGTTAAAGGTGGATGGCCCTAAAGAGGATGGAGCATGTAGATCCACATACCCTGCCTGTTTATTGAAACAACTTTTACGTACGCATAAGGCAGGAACCTATTCACACATTTTAAACGACTCAAGACTAATGTCTAACCATGAAGAGGGACAGATAATATAACATAACTATGTGCAAACAACAAAAGTAAGTTTGAGGAAGAAGTATTACAATTTTGATAGCTGTTTGCACTATTGACTGGAGAAACGACCCCAACTAATGTCTTCCACACTCCTGGGGGCTTCACACCATTTTTTGTGTCTTTGAAGGCCTATAAGAAATGAAGTTACAGGACGAAGTAAGACTTAGCAGAAAAATAAGGTAGAGATAGCATCTAAAACATACATAACATGATAAACCCAAACACCTAACTAAGTGGTGCTGCTCTTCGAAAAGGAAATTAACATTATCTGGTAAGTTCCAAGCACCATGATAAAGACAAACATCACACAAAGAAACTAATATTTCTAAACTACCAATGTAACAAACCTTTAATTTTCCCAACAGTGGAACGAGATTTCCATCTTCATCTTTTAGCTTTTACCATAGCTAGCCACTAATTCACAACAGAGGGAAAGAAACATCTGGAAAGAATACAAGCCGTTATCcggtaaaatatttttaaaaactgGGAAAATGTTTTAACTATCTTCTGGAGCATATAGATGCATGcccaaaatatataatttctttTGATCTTTTTTGTGAATGTAAATTCAATATTCACATATTTGAAAATTGTAAATTTTACACATCTATCTTTAGTTTTATCCACGAGATAAACTGTAATAGTGATAAACATCTTCTAGCAGCAAGAGATTCCATTAGCATAGTACTCTCACAAGAAATCGTGTAATGTCTCCATCCGCATCAAGCAGATAATCAGATTTACCTGCATTCGTGTTCTTGCAAGCTCAACTGGATAGCAAGTGACGCAAGCAATGGAACGTGCTAAGGATCCTGCTACCAAGGGGACATATGGTGTAGCCATTGGTACATTACGTAATGTATACTCTTCCATAGAGTTCCGAAAAATGTCATAAAGAGGTAAATAAATCCCCACCTGCAAAGGCAAAAAAACACTTAATAAGAACTATCACGAAACAAGACAGCTGTAAATGCAATTGCACATAACAGCGTGCTTCATACTTGAATAACCAGTGAAAAATGAAAGACAAATGAATTTCTAAATAGAGACTTACAGAAGGGATTGCCAATGTCAGACTTGCATTAGTGCCTCTCCACAATCTACTAACTCCTTCCTGCACAAGTTACCTGGGTTAAATAGATGAGACAGTTTACTTTCACAGAGCCAATGAAATGCAGAAATGAACTGAAAGAAGATGTTTAGAGAATCCCCTACTTTTCAGGTCCAAtggtttctatttattttcttttttgacCAGATAATATTGCATGAATTTAGAACAACTATGGCACAGCTGTTGGTATCAACGTCTAACCAAAAACTTCAACACTCAACTCTTTTTTTTTGTaggtggggggagggggagggggagggggagggggagggggaggggaggggaggagAGGAAGGTAGTGACAGCAAACCCTTGCAAGGGTAACTCTATTTACAGAATTATCACCTTTTACATGACCATCTCATGTAAAATCCATAGCTGTTCTGTGAGTACATAACAGATGTCATAATGAGAAGAGAGTTGTCTTGCATGCCCCAGAAAAGTACAGAAAAAGGAAATAGAGTTATAAGTTTTAAATTGTTTTTGCAGCCTAACTACAAAATCATCCTCAACAGTCAACACTTTCTTAGATGACTAGTTCATGATGGATGTTGATGTGATAGTAGTCATAACTTTCAGCGGATTTCAAATAGGCAAAATGGCCTCCTGGCCACTTAAATTTACACTTGTTTGCCAACCCGGTAAACAAACTTACACATTTCTCATTTTAACACCTCAACTTGATGAACCCAATACTAATAAACACTTCTGATTGAACGTGGTCTTCACTCGCTGTGACATGAATGACACACATTATATACCAAGTTTTTTATTCTTTGACACGTGTAAAATGTGGGGCCTACTTTATAAAAAGTGCAATTTACcagattttaaatttattttcttttcttttcatctCTTCCTCTTCACCATAGCAAGAGTGAACCTTCTAAGACATAACCTTCAACCATCAGTGAGAACCACAAATTGAATACAATAATAGTGCTAAGGTGTCCAAACTGGCATAACAGCTTCAAGAACGCGGGGAAGGGTCACCATAAATGAAAATGAGATATGTGGGTTCATCAATAACCTTCAACCATCAGTGAGAACCACAAATTGAATACAATAATAGTGCTAAGGTGTCCAAACTGGCATAACAACTTCAAGAACGCGGGGAAGGGTCACCATAAATGAAAATGAGATATGTGGGTTCATCAATGCCGGCACCAAACAGTGGCAAATATTTCTGGTGGAGTTGGCCGGAAGAACGATCTACAGAGAACAAATTTACTTTTCTATAAATTTAATTTCAGAATGTTTGTAAAGTGTTTGTAGTGTAATGGGTGTTATCTAAGAGAGGTGGATCGAGATAGGTAATCGCCGATGAAGTGTTTTAGGCTATAAGCTCCCTCTTTTATGGTAAAATATGATGATGGCCGTGTTCTGATTTTTATGGTGGTGCTTGCCGATTTTAGTCGTCTGCGATGAAGGTTCTGGTGATCTTAAATTTAAGGTGATTTTTAATGGTCAAGATTGAAAATAGAGGTTGTTGTGATAgaatttttcttaaaaatcttTTCCGATGGTCAGGAGGATGATGGAATGGTATTGATTTGATAGAGTTGTGGTGGTTTTTTAAAGGGTAAGGTTGGAGAGGAGAGGTTTGTGGACGGAAATAGGCGCCGGTGGGGAAAGAGCAAAAATTGAGAAAAGGGGAAAAAGGAGGATAAGGTAAAGAAAGGTTGGGCAGGGGCGTACGGGTGGGGAGTAgatttttttcccttttcttctttagaagttttttttttctttttaaatcttTTCTTTTGTAATTGATGTTCTCTTTTCCCATTTTTTAGTATTTTTTCCACCAAAATTCTATTCTAACGCGCTTTATTAGCGTGATTGTCACGCACTTTGGCCACATCAACCCGTTGTTTCCACATAAGCATAGTCAACGGTCAAACGTGTTTATTTGTATTCAGTTCATCAAGTTGAGGTGTTAAAATGGGAAAGATATAAGTTTGTTTATCGGGTTGGCAAACTGATACAAGTTTAAGTGGCCACGAGGTCATTTTGCCTTTCAAATAAGACATACAGATTTCAAAGCAGAGGATCTCAAACTATGTGCAAAACGTAACTATTTTACTTCCCACAAAAAGTAACTAACCTGACGTATTACTTTATAAAAGACATCAAGTGTTCCTTTATATCTGGAACAATCTGGGGAACATGATGGTTCAGCACCAAGAACAGCACGAGTGCCTGATGAGTTGCACTTCACACCTGTCAGCACCTAAACAAGATAGCAGATGAAAAAATTATATGCTGAACAACATATAGTGGAAACTTAATCAACTTAAGTTGGTCCTTGTAACTTTAGATTGATAATTTAGGTAAAACTAAACACATCTCGTGCACAAAATTTGGGAGATAGCATGAAACACAGCAGGCCAGCACAGCTAGTTTCTGCCAGGGTTAGCAGCCTACAAACCATGCCTTTTATCAAAAGTGTCCACTCCACTACCATGAATCAAAACTCTGACATTAATAATTTCATATGGCTCCAAACGGTTGAGCACAAACATGATAACCGAAAGTGCAGGTAGTTCCTCGAGCTTGAAGGAGAATTCTCCATGACGATATAAGTAGTTCTACCGAGTTGATTTAGATAAAACACATTTTTCCTGCATTGTGGAGATCTCCTTTTGTTCTTTGTCttagtatatttttattttccaGAACTACGTATTTGACTTCCCATTTGTCAAAATATTTGAAGCATTACAGTGTCCATGTCATACACAAAAAAAGGTCAATGATAAGTAGACACCATGGGACCAGTGTAAGGACTAGGACTAAGAAATTCAAAGTGGGAACTAGTCAGAATTGCACCATAAGATGTATAAAAGAAGAATTCGTACAAATTAAACAgcattatcttgaatttggagtaTCAAATATAATTTTGGAATGTCATGGTGAAATTTAATAACTTCAAATAGCATAGTAAATTCTGTTAGCCATATTAATGAGTTTATAAGCATTGTGAATATCTCCTTTTGTTATTTACcttagaaaattcttattttttctgAACAACATATTTGACTTTcccatttataaaaaaaattgaagcATTCTAATGTCCATGGGAAACGTAGAAAAAACATAATGGGAGGAAGTGCAGGGAACCTACTGTATTTGCATGAAGAGGTCCCAAACTACAAAGGCTATCATAAGGGACACCTGCAGCCTGAGCTTGCAACCTTGTCTGCAAAGCAGAAAGAAAGATGCCATTAAAATTTAAACAACCTAAAAGAagtttgtatacggtcgaaatagatttcggccttcctacgttcgatcgagttcgaacggtAAGCAAccggagtgggattttgggatgagttccGAAGGCAGTACAAatgagcctcgagtccgaaggctgatcgaggagtcggctcgatacttttatcaaacccgtgaccaaatcgatccgcaaggcattgcttcgaggtcagGAATGCGCTACACCCACCCcggaggtcgaactcaagccaaaatcgagggctcgacccaataacgagttcgagccagtgtcGAGCTCACAAAcgagagccgttacaaccgcactaagagagagaatcttggcgggaatcgaggaagagacaattcatcatgggtcctccactatatgctttattttattataaataaagtaggatccctctttTATAaaggggggaatccttgtaagcataggGACAGGCAGAAGGCattgtaacaaaagatcacttctcatattaAAAGATATCTCCTCATGCTTGTTTTATTTTACCTTATTCATTCTTTTGCTCACTATTCCCATTCTCATAGCCAAGAACATACATATTTCTATTTAtatatacgatttgtatcaaattgtatcacatattcttagaaccatacacaaatttaaagttatctgatttttcgggtaaacagtttggcgcccaccgtggggccaagggtaacagtggttgtttgatacgaatctgcaatacacaccagtttGCAACTTCAAATCAACAAGGGCAAACCCTCGActgatggctttacctatcgaccacgaagccagccttcaagatgaaaccaacaacttggcacccgggggcggaaggccacttgacgatggcactgaggctcgaatcgaagtacccgaaattcgagccgaagtaccattggatgtcaattcacgaatagctctggaggcgaatcagcgttccgaaccggaaaaaagcattcagggcgatactcgatccgtagcccgagataCCCATAATGCGGGGGAAATCggagccagcttacgtatgatcttcgagatgctacaagcccaacaagtagcgatagcctagttacagagccaaactcatatacaaagcaggccggatcccaatccgcttcgagaaatcacccccagagcggagcccgccatagtgaaatcaaacgagcaagaatcggggaccactcccgaaattactaaattgctcgaggaactcacaaaacgagtcgaagccaacgacaagagagtggaaacgTACAGTgtcagggtcgatcaaatcctgggggctccaccaatgataaaagggcttgattcgaaaaaattcatacaaaagccttttccctcgagtgcagccccaaaaccaatccccaaaaaattccgtatgcccgaaatacccaaatataacggaacgaccgaccccaacgagcacgtcacttcttacacgtgtgccatcaagggaaatgatttggaagatgatgaaatcgaatctgtattattgaaaaaattcggtgaaaccctgtcaaagggggcaatggtatgatatcataatttaccatctaactctattgattcttttgctatgcttgcagattgcttcgtaaaagcacatgacGGAGCCATTAAGatcgaaaccagaaagtcggacctgttcaaggtaatacaaaaagataacgagatgctaagggagttcgtatctcattttcaaatggaacgaatggatctgccaccagtcacagacgattgggctgtccaagctttcactcaaggtctaaacgagcggagctcgatggcttcacggccgCTGAAGCAgaatctgatcgagtacccagctattacttggaccgatgtgcacaatcgatatcaatccaaaataagagtcgaagatgaccagttgatttctaggtcCGTTACGAAAAGAACTACCAAGCAAAAATCGACGAGAGATCGACACCAGCCATATAgcggaaacgatactactgctgagtatctGATGCCTCTTCaaaatcaacctcgtatactGGGGGGCTTTATCACTGaacgcatctgtgatgattatcaaattcggtgcaaaggaagttacttcgttatgacaaacagtgtctcaacaggaaacgttgtaagagccaaatgatcaaaacgaaccttgcttatgtagttggcccgagcactgacgcaaaacatgaacacatgtttaatgacttgcaaagacaatcttctttaccgatattctatgttcaagatttattatgcaaacaggatcgagttcgagcaagcgctcacttgaccattacgcctacaggttacattatttcgagttcgaatcattcattcgactactaagcctacgggctacttttatttcgagttcgagcaagcactcacccgaccattatgcctacgggctacattgcatggagtttgaatcattcactcgactgctaagcctacgggctacttttatttcgagttcgagcaaacattcactcgactattaagcctacgagctacttttatttcgagttcgagcaaacactcactcgaccattacgcctacaagctacattgcatcgagttcgaatcattcactcgactgctaagcctatgggctactttcatttcgagttcgagcaagcactcactcgaccgttacgtctacgggctacttttatttcgagttcgagcaagcactcactcgaccattacgcctacgggctacttttatttcgagttcgaatcattcactcgactactaggcctacgggctacttttatttcgagttcgagcaagcactcactcgaccattacgtctACGgcctacttttatttcgagttcgagcaagcactcactcgaccattacgcctacgggctacattgcatcgagttcgaatcattcacttgactgctaagcctacgggctacttttatttcgagttcgagcaaacattcactcgactattacgcctacgggctacattgcatcgagatcaaatcattcactcgactgctaagcctacgggctacttttatttcgagttcgagcaagcactcactcgaccattacgcctacgggctacattacttcgagttcgaatcattcactcgactactaagcctacggactacttttatttcgagttcgagcaagcactcactcgaccattacgcctacgggctactttatttcgagtccgagcaagcactcactcgaccattacgcctacgggctacattacttcgagttcgaatcattcactcgactattaagcctacgggctacttttatttcgagttcgattcATTCActggactactaagcctacgggctacttttatttcgagtccgagcaagcactcactcgaccattacgcctatgggctatattatttcgagttcgaatcattcactcgactagtAAGCCCAcaggctactttatttcgagtccgagcaagcactcactcgaccattacgcccacgggctacattatttcgagttcgaatcattcactcgactactaagcccacgagctactttatttcgagtccgagcaagcactcactcgaccattacgcctacgggctacattatttcgagttcgaatcattcattcgactactacgcctacgggctacattacttcgagttcgaatcattgactcgACTTATAAGCCTAGTAGCTACATCACTTCAAATTTGAATAAGCACTCGCTCGaccttgtcgccggacggccgtgaagaagaagctttctccttctgaggtacggttttcgaagttttggccattgatatgagagaAAGAAAGGCAAAGAAAGATGAAAAGTTGATGTACATGGCTCTGCAAGCCAGTGTTTAGAAAAGCGATCGCTTCGTCGCTTTAAGCGCGAAGCGACGCGACGCGACTCAGTGTCGCTTCTAGCTGCCTGAGGCGACTCGACCTAGGGAAGCGCACGCTTCAACGGAGGAAGCGACGAAGCGACGAAGCGAGCAAAGCGACGAAGCGATCGCTTCTGTTAAAAAAGCGACATTGAGTCTGTTTTTTTAAAAAGATGGCCCTTTTTTAAAAAGAGGGCCCTTTTTTAAAAAGAGGGcccttttttaaaagaaaaaaactttGGGTCTGTTTTTTTTATACAAAACAGACCCTAAATTGAAAAATTGGTCATTTCTTCTTCTCTCTTCTACGATCAAGGTCGACCAAAGCCTAGGGTTCTTCATCAACATTTCTGACCAGTCCAGGtaattttcttcttctcctttcttcttctcttttttttctttcttctttctttcttcttcttggtCCCGTCAGAAtctgttttttttctttctttttccttctttcttccttcttctttttcgttTATCTCTGAGACTCTGACAGTCCAGTACTCCAGTTTGCACTGTTCAGACTTCAGCGACTTCTTCTTCCCTTTATCTCTAACCCATTTTGTTTTTTCCCccttttattcttcttatttattacttttaatatgtattttagtatatgttatatttttcagtttatttgatttttttaatgtatatttcagcatataaaattaattattatttatatatgttatatttttcagtttatttgattaattttatatgtatttcattttagaaaattaattattatatatatgttatattttagtttatttgattttttaatgtatatttcagtatataaagttaattattatttatatatgttatatttttcagtttatttgattaattttatatgtatttcactttagaaaataaattattatatatatatatatgttatattttagtttatatatatatatgttatattttagtttatttgattttttaatgtatatttcagtatataaaattaattattatttatatatgttatatttttcagtttatttgattttcttaatgtatttttcagtatataaaattaattattatatatatgttatgttttcagtttatttgattaattttatatgtatttcattttagaaaattatgtatgttatattttagtttatttgatttttttaatgtgtatttcggtttataaaattaattattatatatattatacgtattttcagtttatttgattatgtattttcttatatcttaatagggatttcaaaatgtcTCAAAGATCGAAAGATAAAGACCCGGCTTGGCGATATGGCGATAGAGTTAATGAGAAGAATACAAATATTGTATGCAAGTTTTGTAACAAGATTACAACGGGTGGAATTTATCGCTTTAAATTCCATCTTATTGGTGGCGATAGAAACGTCACAAGTTGTCCGAAATGTCCACCGAAGGTGAGGGATGAAATAAAGAATTTTGTTGAGAAGAAGAAGGAGCAAAAAAATCAAATGAGTCATCAACCATTGGTGACCAATcttgatgatgatggtgatgatgataTTGAAGAATTGTCACTTCCAACAAAACGGGGAAGAGATGCAATCTCTTCAAGCCATGGATCGACGGGTACGAGTAGGACTAAAGGTCCTATAGATTGCTATTTCCCAAAGAAGCCGGAAGGAAAGAGCGGTGGAAAAGATGTACAAAAAATTGCTAAGGACATTTTGAGGGATCGTGCAGTTAGAGCTTTTGCACGATGGGTCTATGATGCTGGGCTCCCCTTCAATTGTGTCAACTATACTGACACTTTTGGAGACTTTATTGAGGCCGTTGGTCAATACGGACCTGGAATGAAGCCTCCCACTTATCATGAAATCAGAGGTCCTTATCTAAATAAGGAAGTGGAGGAGACTAATAAAATTGTGGAGGAACATAAAGTTGCGTGGAACAAGTATGGCTGCTCCATTATGATGGATAAGTGGACGGCAAGAACTGGGAAAATGATTATTAACGTGTTGGTGAATTCTCCCAAGGGAAGTTTGTTTCTTGAGTCCATTGATGCTAGCGACTCATCCACTGACCACATCAAAATGTTCACCTTATTTCAGAACACCATTGAAAAGATTGGCCCAAGCAAAGTTGTTCAAGTGGTCACTGATAATGCGAGTGAAAATGTGAAAGCGGGTGGCATGGTGGAAGGAGCGTACAAGAATGTCTATTGGACTCCATGTGCGGCTCATTGTATCAACTTAATCTTCGGGgacattttcaaggaaaaaccctTCTCTACAGTTTTTGGCCAGGGCGTTAGGGTACATTCTTATATTTCTCAGCGGCCCTTGTTATTGAATATGATGAGAAGATTCACCGGACAAAAAAATTTGGTGAAACCGGGCAAGACAAGGTTCGCCACTGCtttcttgactttacatagtatCCACTTGCAAAAATCCAATTTGAGAAAGTTGTTCACTTCAGAGGAATGGAGCAAGAGTAAATTTGCAAAGGAAAGTGCAGGGAAAGATGTTGCACGCATtattctttcttattctttttggAATAATGTCCTTCATGCTCTTAAAATTGGTGGCCCTTTGGTTAAAGTACTCCGTTTGGTGGATGGGGAGCAAAAACCACCAATGGGCTACCTCTATGAAGCTATGGATAGGGCCAAGGAGGCTATTCAAGCATCATTCACTGATGAGCAGAAATATGCAAAGGTCTTTCAGATCATTGATGCAAGATGGAGTGAGCAACTTCATAGACCTTTGCATGCAGCTGGACTTATTCTGAACCCGTCACTCTTTTATGATCAGCATGAGAATAATTCATTGGCTAGAGAAGTGTGGACAGGATTCCATGAGGTTGTTATCAAGTTGACCCCAGATGAAGACATGCAAGAAAAGATAGTAGATCAGCTTGCTATTTACAAGGCAGCTGAGGGACTTTTTAAGCTCCGACTTGCTATTAAACAAAGAAAGACGAAATCGCCAGGTGACCAAGTGCTTCTATATTTTATAGCTCTAACTTTAATGTATTTTTTATACTTATTAACtcttgaatttattttttttcacTTCTATAGTTGAGTGGTGGGACCAATATGGTGTAGAGACTCCGAATTTACAGACTTTCGCCATCAGAGTTCTAAGTTTAACTTGTAGCTCATCCGGATGTGAAAGGAACTGGAGCGTTTTTGAACACGTgagaaataaaaagaattatttcGTGTTTTGAGATAAAGTAAATTATATCTCAATTGTCCCAACTCCTACTAATTAGTTGACACATCTTGTTTGCAGATTCATACAAAGAAGAGGAATCGACTAACCTTGAAGCGCCTCCATAATCTAGTGTTCATAAAATACAATAGAGCATTGAGGCGTCGCTACAACCACCGCAATCTAATTGATCCAATTCTTTTGGACAATATTGATGAGGCTAATGAGTGGCTAACCGGAGTCCCCGAAAATTGTGAAGATGAAGAAGTATTTGAAGGCGATTCTAATTTCACTTGGGGTGATGTTGCGGTTGCTAGTGGAGTTGGGGAGAATCCTTATGGTTTAAGGGGGAATACTTCAAGTTCAAGCTCGATTAGGAAGGGAAAAAGTGTGGCTACCACAAGTCGATCCCTATCCCTAATTGATGAAGATGAAAGTGATCATGAAGAGGAAGAGGAGGGGGAGGAGGAAGATGACGAGCAATATGAAGATAATAGAGGAATTCAAGATTTTGAcaatcttgaagaagaacaagaagagtaGAAGAATAAGAGGTTGATTCTAGTAATTTAGTAGCTTTGATTTTGACAATTTGAACTTTTtgattatttataattttatattgtgTCTTTGCAAGGTTTACATTATATTTTTTAAGAATTGCGCTTCACTTTAATAAAGCGTGCGCTTCGCTTTGCGCTTCGCTTTTGAAGCGAGGCGAGCCCTTGACGCTTTTTTGCGCTTCTCGCTCTTAAAAACACTGCTGCAAGCGGCGAAATAGAGAGAAAGggtaagaaaatttggaagagtgaAAGACGTAAAAATGGTAAATGTTAGATGaaggggttatttataggcttgcATCGTGACAGTTCAATATCAAAGGTgtccgaccaccgtctgacaagtccgaccaccgtctgacatacattaaataccttgaaaagactaaatcgatgggacagctatcacatacgtcatgatcgagccctgtgcaaacgtcagcttataacccgATCGAACCATCGAAGatcatatcgattctcaccacatccttcctgaaaatcgaggggactatctgtatacggtcgaaatagatttcggtcttcctacgttcgatcgagttcgaacggtAAGCAAccggagtgggattttgggatgagttccGAAGGCAGTACAAATGAGCCTCGAATCCGAAGGttgatcgaggagtcggctcgatacttttatcaagcccgtgaccaaatcgatccgcaaggcattgcttcgaggtcagGAATGCGCTACACCCACCCcggaggtcgaactcaagccaaaatCGAGagctcgacccaataacgagttcgagccagtgtcgagctcaaaaacaagagccgttacaaccacactaagagagagaatcttggcgggaatcgagtaagagacaattcatcatgggtcactatatgctttattttattataaataaagtaggatccctctattataaagagggaatccttgtaagcataggGCCAGGCAGAAGGCATTGTAACAAAAGATcatttctcatattgaaagatatctcctCATGCTTGTTTTATTTTACCTTATTCATTCTTTTGCTCACTATTCACATTCTCATAGCCAAGAACAtacatatttctatttctatatacgatttgtatcaaatcgtatcacatatccttagaaccatacacaaatttaacgttatctgatttttcgggtaaacaaagttaaatgacaagaaagtagagaatCA contains:
- the LOC104105474 gene encoding uncharacterized protein, encoding MSQRSKDKDPAWRYGDRVNEKNTNIVCKFCNKITTGGIYRFKFHLIGGDRNVTSCPKCPPKVRDEIKNFVEKKKEQKNQMSHQPLVTNLDDDGDDDIEELSLPTKRGRDAISSSHGSTGTSRTKGPIDCYFPKKPEGKSGGKDVQKIAKDILRDRAVRAFARWVYDAGLPFNCVNYTDTFGDFIEAVGQYGPGMKPPTYHEIRGPYLNKEVEETNKIVEEHKVAWNKYGCSIMMDKWTARTGKMIINVLVNSPKGSLFLESIDASDSSTDHIKMFTLFQNTIEKIGPSKVVQVVTDNASENVKAGGMVEGAYKNVYWTPCAAHCINLIFGDIFKEKPFSTVFGQGVRVHSYISQRPLLLNMMRRFTGQKNLVKPGKTRFATAFLTLHSIHLQKSNLRKLFTSEEWSKSKFAKESAGKDVARIILSYSFWNNVLHALKIGGPLVKVLRLVDGEQKPPMGYLYEAMDRAKEAIQASFTDEQKYAKVFQIIDARWSEQLHRPLHAAGLILNPSLFYDQHENNSLAREVWTGFHEVVIKLTPDEDMQEKIVDQLAIYKAAEGLFKLRLAIKQRKTKSPVEWWDQYGVETPNLQTFAIRVLSLTCSSSGCERNWSVFEHIHTKKRNRLTLKRLHNLVFIKYNRALRRRYNHRNLIDPILLDNIDEANEWLTGVPENCEDEEVFEGDSNFTWGDVAVASGVGENPYGLRGNTSSSSSIRKGKSVATTSRSLSLIDEDESDHEEEEEGEEEDDEQYEDNRGIQDFDNLEEEQEE